Within the Oscillospiraceae bacterium genome, the region GAGATCAAACAGCACTCCAAGGGGCATACGACGGGGCACGAGGCGATGTGCGCGGTGGCGCGCAGTCTGCCTGCCCTGATGAGGGCGGAAAAAATTCAGAAAAAGGCGCGCAAAACAGGTTTTGACTGGCCGGACGTCGAAGGTGCTTGGGACAAGCTTTTGGAGGAATGTTCCGAGCTCAGGGCTGCGGTGGAGGAAAGGGGAAATGCGGAAGAGGAGCTGGGCGATTTACTGTTTGCCGCAGTGAATGTGGCGCGATTCTTGCACATCGATCCCGAACGGGCTCTGGAGCGAGCCTGTGACAAATTCACGGATCGCTTTGGGTATGTAGAGAGCAGGGCGCTCTCATCCGGCCGGCGACTGGAGGAGATGGCGCTGGCCGAAATGGACGCACTCTGGGACGAGGGAAAGCGGCTTGAAAGGGC harbors:
- the mazG gene encoding nucleoside triphosphate pyrophosphohydrolase, with amino-acid sequence MVDSVYEPPYDFSKLLSIMALLRSERGCPWDREQTHASIRQNLLEEAYEVCEAIDLGDKALLCEELGDVLLQVVFHARMEEEAGGFSIDAVIDGLCRKLILRHPHVFGSARVEGSDEVLTRWEEIKQHSKGHTTGHEAMCAVARSLPALMRAEKIQKKARKTGFDWPDVEGAWDKLLEECSELRAAVEERGNAEEELGDLLFAAVNVARFLHIDPERALERACDKFTDRFGYVESRALSSGRRLEEMALAEMDALWDEGKRLERAEKTVSTDLSFHKDA